The following proteins come from a genomic window of Euwallacea fornicatus isolate EFF26 chromosome 9, ASM4011564v1, whole genome shotgun sequence:
- the LOC136341146 gene encoding uncharacterized protein C18orf19 homolog A-like: MSLVLPRTLIISCLRQRVIAKGSLHRYHCFALSKSNLTYHNHLATCSNTKFLSCKVNSCSSYNVTRYNSTTNRNTEEQGANKDEKKLSLFQRFKQMYRDYWYVLVPVHLVTSAAWFGSFYYLASSGVDVPALLETIHVSDTIVNTMRNSSMGYVAIAYGLYKITTPVRYTVTLGGTTISITYLTKWGYIKPMPSKERLKEIYAETKEGMKETRENLMETVHNIQQTVKDTKEGIKEKKDSLVSTVKESKESIKNIKEKVISSTTNKQNKS, translated from the exons ATGTCTTTAGTACTCCCCAGAACGCTTATAATTTCCTGTTTAAGGCAAAGAGTTATAGCAAAAGGCTCATTGCATCGTTATCATTGCTTTGCATTGTCAAAGTCTAATTTAACTTATCACAACCACCTAGCAACATGCAGCAATACAAAATTCTTGTCATGCAAAGTGAACAGCTGTTCTTCATATAACGTTACAAGGTATAATTCCACAACTAACAGAAATACTGAAGAACAAGGGGCAAACaaagatgaaaaaaagttgtctTTGTTCCAAAGGTTTAAGCAAATGTATAGGGATTACTGGTATGTTCTGGTACCAGTACATTTGGTTACCTCAGCAGCTTGGTTTGGGAGTTTTTATTACCTTGCTAGTAG TGGTGTTGATGTTCCTGCATTACTGGAAACCATACATGTGAGTGATACAATTGTAAATACAATGAGGAACTCAAGCATGGGATATGTGGCAATTGCCTATGGTTTATACAAAATCACCACACCAGTACGCTACACAGTCACCTTAGGAGGAACCACTATATCAATCACTTATTTAACTAAGTGGGGATACATTAAACCTATGCCCTCTAAAGAGAGATTGAAGGAGATTTATGCTGAAACTAAAGAGGGCATGAAAGAGACGCGAGAAAATTTGATGGAGACAGTGCACAATATTCAACAAACAGTGAAAGACACCAAAGAAGgtatcaaagaaaaaaaggataGTTTAGTTTCCACTGTCAAAGAATCTAAAGAAAGCATTAAAAACATCAAAGAGAAAGTCATAAGTAGTACTACAAATAAGCAGAACAAATCATAA